The following coding sequences are from one Rissa tridactyla isolate bRisTri1 chromosome 14, bRisTri1.patW.cur.20221130, whole genome shotgun sequence window:
- the BRD3OS gene encoding putative uncharacterized protein BRD3OS, with translation MTDAVMNGRVPLPEKALSEGYARLRYRDTSLLIWQQQQQKLESAPPNTYLSRSRSMWYSQYGNEAILVRDKNKLDVSRDTGQSKFCAIM, from the coding sequence ATGACTGACGCAGTGATGAACGGGAGGGTGCCCCTGCCCGAAAAAGCCTTGTCCGAGGGCTATGCCCGGCTGCGGTACAGGGACACTTCGCTGCTcatctggcagcagcagcagcagaaactggAGTCGGCCCCCCCCAACACCTACCTGAGCCGCAGCCGGAGCATGTGGTACTCGCAGTACGGCAACGAAGCCATCCTGGTGCGGGACAAAAACAAGCTGGACGTCTCCAGGGACACGGGGCAATCTAAGTTTTGCGCTATTATGTAA